One genomic window of Bos taurus isolate L1 Dominette 01449 registration number 42190680 breed Hereford chromosome Y, ARS-UCD2.0, whole genome shotgun sequence includes the following:
- the LOC132344502 gene encoding melanoma antigen preferentially expressed in tumors-like isoform X1: protein MWPKLPQRMYLQDSFQRRFFRMNVQAPPRLLELGAQCLLRNEALAIMALEELPIELFPPLFMEAFAGRHTEALKAMVQAWPFPCLPLGALMQDHQPHLDTFQAALDGLDVLLAQEVRPRRWKLQVLDLRRKTHQDFWTLWSGMKVSVCSLLEPEPAQPMQKRCRVEAQAGLKPEQAPVEVLVDLCIKEDTLDETLSYLLKKAKKRGKLLHIRCQKLRIFTMPMKSIRKILKVVQLDSIQDLEVNCIWKLATLSRFLPHLGRMGNLRRLLLSRIHILPHTTPDQENCVNQLSAQFLNLPHLQELYLDSISFLEGRLHQVLRCLNTPLETLSITNCLISESDLTYLSQCPSVSLLKDLGLSGVNLTSLNLESLQVLIERTSATLQELDLDECGIMDSQFSALLPSLSGCSQLTTFSFCGNPISMAVLESLLHHTMGLSKLSHVLYPAPLESYEDVHGTLHLGLLAQLHARLKQLLCKSGRSSMFWVSASPCPHCGDQILYDTEPILCPCYLPD, encoded by the exons ATGTGGCCCAAACTCCCCCAACGAATGTACCTTCag GACTCATTCCAGAGGAGGTTCTTCAGGATGAACGTCCAGGCCCCACCCCGACTCCTGGAGCTGGGCGCACAGTGCCTGCTGCGCAATGAGGCCTTGGCCATCATGGCTCTGGAGGAGCTGCCCATCGAGCTCTTTCCACCACTGTTTATGGAGGCCTTTGCTGGAAGGCACACAGAGGCCCTGAAGGCGATGGTGCAGGCCTggcccttcccctgcctcccactgGGGGCCCTGATGCAAGACCACCAGCCTCATCTGGACACCTTCCAGGCAGCACTCGATGGTCTGGATGTCCTGCTTGCTCAGGAGGTCCGCCCCAG GCGGTGGAAGCTGCAGGTGCTGGACTTGCGCCGGAAAACCCACCAGGACTTCTGGACCCTGTGGTCCGGGATGAAGGTCAGTGTTTGCTCACTGCTGGAGCCTGAGCCAGCCCAACCAATGCAGAAGAGGTGCAGGGTGGAGGCGCAGGCGGGGCTGAAGCCAGAGCAGGCCCCTGTGGAGGTGCTGGTCGACCTGTGCATCAAGGAGGACACTCTGGATGAGACCCTCAGCTACCTGCTGAAGAAGGCCAAGAAGAGGGGGAAGCTGCTGCACATCCGCTGCCAGAAGCTGAGGATCTTCACCATGCCCATGAAGagcatcaggaagatcctgaaggtggtgcagctggacTCCATTCAGGACCTGGAGGTCAACTGCATCTGGAAGCTGGCCACGCTGAGCAGGTTCCTGCCGCACCTGGGCCGGATGGGCAACCTGCGCCGGCTGCTGCTGTCTCGCATCCACATATTGCCACATACCACCCCGGACCAGGAGAACTGCGTCAACCAGCTCAGTGCACAGTTCCTGAACCTGCCCCACCTGCAGGAGCTCTACCTGGACTCCATCTCCTTCCTCGAGGGCCGCCTGCACCAGGTGCTCAG GTGCCTGAACACCCCTCTGGAGACCCTGTCGATCACCAATTGCCTGATTTCGGAGTCAGACCTGACATACCTGTCGCAGTGCCCGAGCGTCAGCCTGCTGAAGGACCTTGGCCTCAGCGGGGTCAACCTGACCAGCCTCAACTTGGAGTCCCTGCAGGTCCTGATTGAGAGGACCTCAGCCACCCTGCAGGAACTGGACCTGGATGAGTGCGGCATCATGGACTCTCAGTTCAGTGCCCTCTTACCCTCCCTGAGCGGCTGCTCCCAGCTCACCACCTTCAGCTTCTGTGGCAACCCTATCTCTATGGCTGTGCTGGAGAGCCTGCTGCACCACACCATGGGGCTGAGTAAGCTGAGCCACGTGCTGTACCCTGCACCCCTGGAGAGCTATGAGGATGTGCATGGCACCCTGCACCTGGGCCTTCTGGCTCAGCTGCATGCCCGGCTCAAGCAGCTTCTGTGCAAGTCTGGGCGGTCCAGCATGTTCTGGGTCAGCGCCAGCCCCTGTCCACACTGCGGTGACCAGATCCTCTATGACACCGAGCCCATCCTGTGCCCCTGCTACTTGCCCGACTAG
- the LOC132344502 gene encoding melanoma antigen preferentially expressed in tumors-like isoform X2 translates to MNVQAPPRLLELGAQCLLRNEALAIMALEELPIELFPPLFMEAFAGRHTEALKAMVQAWPFPCLPLGALMQDHQPHLDTFQAALDGLDVLLAQEVRPRRWKLQVLDLRRKTHQDFWTLWSGMKVSVCSLLEPEPAQPMQKRCRVEAQAGLKPEQAPVEVLVDLCIKEDTLDETLSYLLKKAKKRGKLLHIRCQKLRIFTMPMKSIRKILKVVQLDSIQDLEVNCIWKLATLSRFLPHLGRMGNLRRLLLSRIHILPHTTPDQENCVNQLSAQFLNLPHLQELYLDSISFLEGRLHQVLRCLNTPLETLSITNCLISESDLTYLSQCPSVSLLKDLGLSGVNLTSLNLESLQVLIERTSATLQELDLDECGIMDSQFSALLPSLSGCSQLTTFSFCGNPISMAVLESLLHHTMGLSKLSHVLYPAPLESYEDVHGTLHLGLLAQLHARLKQLLCKSGRSSMFWVSASPCPHCGDQILYDTEPILCPCYLPD, encoded by the exons ATGAACGTCCAGGCCCCACCCCGACTCCTGGAGCTGGGCGCACAGTGCCTGCTGCGCAATGAGGCCTTGGCCATCATGGCTCTGGAGGAGCTGCCCATCGAGCTCTTTCCACCACTGTTTATGGAGGCCTTTGCTGGAAGGCACACAGAGGCCCTGAAGGCGATGGTGCAGGCCTggcccttcccctgcctcccactgGGGGCCCTGATGCAAGACCACCAGCCTCATCTGGACACCTTCCAGGCAGCACTCGATGGTCTGGATGTCCTGCTTGCTCAGGAGGTCCGCCCCAG GCGGTGGAAGCTGCAGGTGCTGGACTTGCGCCGGAAAACCCACCAGGACTTCTGGACCCTGTGGTCCGGGATGAAGGTCAGTGTTTGCTCACTGCTGGAGCCTGAGCCAGCCCAACCAATGCAGAAGAGGTGCAGGGTGGAGGCGCAGGCGGGGCTGAAGCCAGAGCAGGCCCCTGTGGAGGTGCTGGTCGACCTGTGCATCAAGGAGGACACTCTGGATGAGACCCTCAGCTACCTGCTGAAGAAGGCCAAGAAGAGGGGGAAGCTGCTGCACATCCGCTGCCAGAAGCTGAGGATCTTCACCATGCCCATGAAGagcatcaggaagatcctgaaggtggtgcagctggacTCCATTCAGGACCTGGAGGTCAACTGCATCTGGAAGCTGGCCACGCTGAGCAGGTTCCTGCCGCACCTGGGCCGGATGGGCAACCTGCGCCGGCTGCTGCTGTCTCGCATCCACATATTGCCACATACCACCCCGGACCAGGAGAACTGCGTCAACCAGCTCAGTGCACAGTTCCTGAACCTGCCCCACCTGCAGGAGCTCTACCTGGACTCCATCTCCTTCCTCGAGGGCCGCCTGCACCAGGTGCTCAG GTGCCTGAACACCCCTCTGGAGACCCTGTCGATCACCAATTGCCTGATTTCGGAGTCAGACCTGACATACCTGTCGCAGTGCCCGAGCGTCAGCCTGCTGAAGGACCTTGGCCTCAGCGGGGTCAACCTGACCAGCCTCAACTTGGAGTCCCTGCAGGTCCTGATTGAGAGGACCTCAGCCACCCTGCAGGAACTGGACCTGGATGAGTGCGGCATCATGGACTCTCAGTTCAGTGCCCTCTTACCCTCCCTGAGCGGCTGCTCCCAGCTCACCACCTTCAGCTTCTGTGGCAACCCTATCTCTATGGCTGTGCTGGAGAGCCTGCTGCACCACACCATGGGGCTGAGTAAGCTGAGCCACGTGCTGTACCCTGCACCCCTGGAGAGCTATGAGGATGTGCATGGCACCCTGCACCTGGGCCTTCTGGCTCAGCTGCATGCCCGGCTCAAGCAGCTTCTGTGCAAGTCTGGGCGGTCCAGCATGTTCTGGGTCAGCGCCAGCCCCTGTCCACACTGCGGTGACCAGATCCTCTATGACACCGAGCCCATCCTGTGCCCCTGCTACTTGCCCGACTAG